One part of the Desulfobulbaceae bacterium genome encodes these proteins:
- the argJ gene encoding bifunctional glutamate N-acetyltransferase/amino-acid acetyltransferase ArgJ, producing MNQDLTVKGFSFSAVEAGIRGKKRLDIGLISCERPAAAAAVYTTSRVKAAPVLLGIERIKSGFAQAVMINSGIANACTGTEGMQNARKTSAMLAEALNISEDLVHVSSTGVIGQQLEMGCFSSIPQLVATRSPERVLDVAQAIMTTDTVQKLSVKEIVVDGCPVKLLGIAKGAGMIMPNMATMLGYILTDIDIAPEVLNSFLKDSAERSFNRVTIDGDTSTNDTVFLMASGLAGNARITEKSSAEALKFKTALDELCLDLALQIVADGEGATKLVAIKVVNALSTIDAELAARTIANSPLVKTAFFGQDANWGRIIAALGRSEADFDPDRVSISFDDVELVNSGLWCGAEAEKKASEVLRKDSFDVTVDLTTGSHSAVVYTSDFSLDYVKINANYRS from the coding sequence ATGAATCAGGACTTAACAGTTAAAGGGTTTTCTTTTTCGGCAGTTGAAGCGGGTATCCGGGGTAAAAAAAGGCTCGATATCGGCCTGATTTCTTGTGAAAGGCCTGCTGCCGCTGCCGCGGTATACACCACCAGCCGTGTAAAGGCCGCTCCGGTCTTGCTTGGCATCGAGAGAATCAAGTCCGGATTTGCTCAGGCTGTGATGATTAACTCCGGCATAGCCAACGCCTGTACCGGAACCGAGGGAATGCAGAATGCCCGTAAGACTTCAGCCATGCTGGCTGAGGCCTTAAATATCTCTGAAGACCTTGTTCATGTTTCTTCAACAGGGGTCATCGGGCAGCAGTTGGAAATGGGTTGTTTCTCCAGTATCCCGCAGTTGGTTGCCACGCGTTCTCCCGAGCGTGTTCTGGATGTTGCCCAGGCCATAATGACCACTGATACAGTTCAGAAGCTGTCAGTGAAAGAGATTGTTGTCGATGGGTGTCCGGTTAAACTGTTGGGAATCGCCAAGGGGGCCGGTATGATTATGCCCAATATGGCAACTATGCTTGGTTATATTTTAACTGATATTGACATCGCCCCAGAGGTTTTAAACAGTTTTTTAAAGGACAGCGCCGAGCGGTCGTTTAATCGAGTAACTATTGATGGAGATACCAGTACAAACGATACGGTGTTTCTGATGGCCAGCGGCCTGGCTGGGAATGCTCGCATCACCGAGAAGAGCTCTGCTGAGGCCTTGAAGTTTAAAACCGCTCTGGACGAACTTTGTCTTGATCTGGCTTTGCAGATTGTTGCTGACGGCGAAGGCGCCACCAAACTGGTGGCCATAAAGGTCGTTAATGCCCTGTCGACAATTGATGCAGAGCTGGCAGCCCGAACCATTGCCAACTCTCCATTGGTGAAAACTGCATTTTTCGGCCAGGATGCAAACTGGGGTCGAATTATTGCTGCCCTAGGACGCTCCGAAGCCGATTTTGATCCTGACCGGGTTTCAATCAGTTTTGATGATGTTGAGCTGGTTAATAGCGGCTTGTGGTGTGGAGCGGAAGCTGAAAAAAAGGCCTCTGAAGTATTAAGGAAAGATAGTTTTGATGTTACGGTTGACCTGACGACAGGCTCACACTCAGCCGTCGTTTATACCAGCGACTTCTCACTTGATTACGTCAAGATTAATGCCAACTACCGGTCATGA
- a CDS encoding type II toxin-antitoxin system RelE/ParE family toxin has product MSKKIKITFAESALRDLEDVLEYYSEKQVAHVGETLVGNVIKDVELLVDQPDMGRIVPEFDLLYLRELIRPPFRIVYRRDHNIIRIVRIWRSERMLILSDT; this is encoded by the coding sequence ATGTCTAAAAAGATCAAAATTACATTTGCCGAATCAGCTCTTAGAGATTTGGAAGATGTGCTTGAATATTACAGTGAGAAACAGGTTGCTCACGTAGGTGAAACATTAGTTGGAAATGTCATCAAGGACGTAGAGTTACTTGTCGATCAACCAGACATGGGACGCATCGTTCCAGAATTTGACTTATTGTATCTTCGAGAGTTAATTCGCCCGCCTTTTAGAATCGTTTATCGCCGTGATCATAATATAATTCGAATTGTGAGAATCTGGCGCAGCGAGCGAATGTTGATTCTGTCCGATACTTAA
- a CDS encoding type II toxin-antitoxin system Phd/YefM family antitoxin, which yields MNTKFSEDIVPVSVLKVNPGKIVKQVQEVHRPVVLTSRGRGVAVVQALQDYEAGVEQQAFMKAVVEGMVDLEEGREVCLADVKKRLKIK from the coding sequence ATGAATACGAAATTTTCTGAAGATATTGTCCCTGTTAGCGTTCTCAAAGTGAATCCTGGCAAAATAGTCAAGCAGGTTCAAGAGGTCCATAGGCCAGTAGTTCTTACGAGCAGAGGACGAGGCGTTGCTGTTGTCCAGGCGTTACAAGATTACGAGGCTGGCGTTGAACAACAGGCTTTTATGAAAGCGGTTGTGGAAGGAATGGTTGACCTGGAAGAAGGTAGAGAAGTTTGTCTTGCTGACGTAAAAAAACGCTTGAAAATTAAGTAA
- the alr gene encoding alanine racemase, with protein sequence MTTMTTHTDLYNTVYIDCAALQHNFQALQAVVTPRVRLLAMVKSDAYGHGLVHSAKALSETGANAFGIAEVDEGVALREAGIQGDIFVFLGSYCFAELIEYGLTPVVFDLNNIRALSAYAEKRNTTVAVHLKIDTGMGRLGVMPDEISLYIDEITKLPGVSLAGVLSHFPMADQPDSPTTMNQNVLFDQECDNLNSKGAFLPKGTYHIANSAALLNFPETRHQMVRPGISLYGCYPSVDPALRNVVSLKPVMSFATKIVQLKTVPADYGVSYGHLSRTARPSRLAILPVGYADGYLRSLTGKASVIVRGQRAPVCGRVCMNATVVDVTDISAAEVGDEVVLMGSQAFADHSAVITADEIAGWMETINYEVLCLFGNSNQRIYR encoded by the coding sequence ATGACCACTATGACCACACATACTGATTTGTATAATACAGTTTATATCGACTGTGCCGCCCTACAGCATAATTTTCAAGCCTTACAGGCCGTGGTCACCCCTCGGGTGCGGTTGCTGGCAATGGTTAAATCTGATGCCTACGGGCATGGCCTTGTTCATTCTGCCAAGGCGTTGTCTGAAACAGGTGCTAATGCTTTTGGTATTGCTGAGGTGGATGAGGGTGTGGCTTTGCGAGAGGCAGGGATTCAGGGAGATATCTTTGTCTTCCTGGGTTCATACTGTTTTGCGGAGCTGATTGAATATGGCCTAACCCCTGTTGTTTTTGACTTGAACAACATCCGGGCCTTGTCGGCTTACGCCGAAAAACGAAACACCACCGTTGCTGTCCACTTGAAAATAGATACAGGTATGGGGCGGCTTGGTGTAATGCCCGACGAAATTTCTTTGTATATTGACGAAATTACTAAACTGCCCGGGGTATCACTTGCCGGGGTGTTGAGCCATTTTCCCATGGCCGATCAGCCTGACTCTCCGACCACGATGAACCAGAATGTTCTTTTTGATCAAGAGTGTGACAATTTAAACTCAAAAGGAGCTTTTTTACCTAAAGGCACTTATCATATTGCTAACTCTGCGGCACTCCTTAATTTTCCTGAAACGCGACATCAAATGGTGCGTCCAGGTATTTCTCTGTATGGCTGTTATCCGTCGGTTGACCCAGCGCTCCGAAACGTAGTGTCGTTGAAGCCGGTAATGTCCTTTGCGACGAAAATTGTTCAGCTCAAGACGGTGCCTGCAGATTATGGGGTAAGCTATGGGCATCTTTCCAGAACAGCACGTCCCAGCCGGCTGGCAATCTTGCCGGTGGGTTATGCCGATGGCTATCTTCGGAGTCTGACCGGCAAGGCCTCCGTAATTGTCAGGGGGCAACGGGCCCCTGTCTGTGGTAGAGTTTGCATGAACGCAACAGTTGTTGATGTTACCGATATCTCAGCTGCTGAAGTGGGTGACGAAGTTGTCCTGATGGGTTCCCAGGCATTTGCAGATCATTCGGCCGTGATAACTGCTGATGAAATTGCCGGGTGGATGGAAACTATTAACTACGAGGTGCTTTGTCTTTTTGGCAATAGCAACCAGCGAATTTATCGCTGA
- a CDS encoding arginine--tRNA ligase, whose protein sequence is MIRTRLKEIIDTVFSSGIEKGCWADAAKDVYTIEKPKFDGQGDFSTNLALIVAGQEKKKPREVAQVFVDLLGDCPLADKIEIAGPGFVNFFIKKSVWQEVLPLVCQGGDGFGPSNVGKGKKVLVEFVSANPTGPLSIGHGRQAVLGDAIARLLEATGHDVTREYYYNDAGRQMRVLAESLRSRYLELLGEAFEFPEDGYQGEYIYDIARDLQAEVGDSLKDEPAAEPFQKKAEAAIFDDINGTLKRMDIHFDNYFNEHTLYDDGHIDDVVAKLREKGLVYDDEGAVWFKTTEFGMEQDRVIIKSTGEPTYRLPDIAYHREKFKRGFEWMVNIFGADHIATVPDVMAGVKALGYDESLITVVLHQFVTLLRDGKQVKMSTRKATFITVDELLNEVGADVVRFFFLMRKADSQLEFDLDLAKQQSQENPVYYVQYGHARLASILRQAPEKGVQRGAVEDADLTLLVEAEEMALLQDMAGFPELIRAAALDLSPHRIIFYLQELAGKFHSYYNKHRVISDDLQLSIARLWLVASLKVVFHNGLSLIGVAAPDSM, encoded by the coding sequence ATGATACGAACTCGATTAAAAGAAATTATTGATACTGTTTTTTCTTCCGGCATTGAAAAGGGCTGCTGGGCCGATGCGGCTAAAGATGTTTATACGATCGAAAAGCCAAAATTTGATGGCCAGGGAGATTTCTCGACAAATCTTGCCTTGATTGTTGCAGGTCAGGAAAAAAAGAAACCTCGAGAGGTTGCCCAAGTTTTTGTTGATCTTTTGGGCGATTGCCCTCTGGCTGACAAAATTGAGATTGCAGGCCCTGGTTTTGTGAATTTTTTCATAAAAAAATCGGTGTGGCAGGAAGTTCTGCCCTTGGTATGTCAAGGTGGAGATGGCTTTGGGCCGTCGAATGTTGGAAAGGGTAAAAAGGTTCTGGTTGAGTTTGTCAGTGCCAATCCAACCGGCCCTTTGAGTATAGGGCATGGCCGTCAAGCTGTTCTTGGAGATGCCATTGCCCGACTGTTGGAAGCAACGGGCCATGATGTGACCAGAGAATATTACTATAATGATGCCGGAAGGCAGATGCGGGTTCTGGCTGAGTCGCTGCGTTCACGATATCTTGAGCTGTTAGGGGAGGCGTTTGAGTTTCCCGAGGATGGCTATCAGGGCGAATATATCTACGATATTGCCAGGGATTTACAGGCCGAGGTTGGTGATTCCTTAAAGGACGAGCCTGCCGCAGAGCCATTCCAGAAGAAGGCCGAGGCTGCCATTTTCGACGATATTAATGGCACGTTAAAGCGTATGGACATTCATTTTGATAATTACTTCAATGAGCATACCCTTTACGATGACGGTCATATCGATGATGTTGTTGCCAAACTACGGGAAAAAGGGCTGGTCTATGACGATGAAGGGGCTGTGTGGTTTAAAACGACAGAGTTCGGTATGGAACAAGATCGGGTAATTATCAAGAGTACCGGAGAGCCAACCTATAGACTGCCGGATATTGCCTATCATCGCGAAAAATTTAAGCGTGGTTTTGAGTGGATGGTCAATATTTTTGGAGCTGACCATATCGCTACAGTGCCGGATGTAATGGCAGGGGTGAAAGCCCTTGGATATGATGAGTCATTGATCACTGTGGTCTTGCATCAGTTTGTTACCTTGCTTCGAGATGGCAAACAGGTGAAGATGTCCACTCGAAAGGCTACTTTTATCACAGTCGACGAGTTGTTGAATGAGGTTGGGGCTGATGTGGTGCGCTTTTTCTTCTTAATGCGCAAAGCTGACAGCCAACTTGAATTTGATCTGGATTTGGCCAAACAACAGAGCCAGGAAAACCCCGTCTATTATGTGCAATACGGTCATGCGCGACTGGCGAGCATATTGCGCCAAGCCCCAGAGAAGGGCGTGCAGCGTGGTGCTGTTGAAGATGCCGATCTGACCCTGTTGGTTGAGGCGGAGGAGATGGCTTTGCTCCAGGACATGGCCGGTTTTCCTGAACTGATTAGGGCAGCGGCTCTTGACTTGTCTCCCCATCGGATTATTTTCTACCTTCAGGAGTTGGCCGGTAAATTCCACAGCTATTATAATAAACACCGAGTTATTTCTGATGATCTGCAGTTATCTATTGCTCGGCTTTGGCTGGTCGCCAGCCTGAAAGTAGTTTTTCATAATGGCCTTAGCCTCATTGGCGTAGCGGCTCCAGATTCAATGTGA
- a CDS encoding N-acetyltransferase translates to MIRNARMSDVKAIYDLLAYFAKQELLLGRSLSSLYDQLRDFKVYTVLDNGEMGGGQGKEILAGAAALHVCWENLAEVRSLVVASQFQGTGIGAALVNSCLDEAETLGITRIFTLTYQAGFFNKFGFKPIDKNELPHKIWSDCLQCPKFPDCNEEALIWEN, encoded by the coding sequence ATGATAAGAAATGCCCGGATGAGTGATGTGAAAGCTATCTACGATTTGCTGGCTTATTTTGCCAAGCAGGAACTCCTTCTTGGTCGCTCATTGAGTTCATTGTATGACCAGTTGCGAGATTTCAAGGTCTATACCGTCCTTGATAACGGTGAGATGGGCGGTGGGCAAGGTAAAGAGATACTTGCCGGTGCCGCAGCCCTACACGTGTGTTGGGAAAATCTGGCGGAGGTGCGGTCGTTGGTGGTGGCAAGTCAGTTTCAAGGCACAGGGATTGGGGCGGCCCTGGTGAACTCTTGTCTGGATGAGGCCGAAACACTGGGGATCACACGGATCTTTACGCTGACCTATCAGGCAGGGTTTTTTAATAAATTTGGCTTTAAGCCAATCGATAAGAACGAGTTGCCCCATAAAATATGGAGCGATTGTCTTCAATGTCCGAAGTTTCCAGACTGTAATGAAGAAGCTTTAATCTGGGAAAATTAA
- the secA gene encoding preprotein translocase subunit SecA: MIGKVLTKIFGTKNDRVLKAIQPLVDKINAFEPEIQKLDDDGLRAKTISFKERLAAGETLDALLPEAFAVAREGGKRVLNMRAYDVQLVGGIILHQGKIAEMKTGEGKTLVAVLAVYLNALAGKGVHVVTVNDYLAKRDAEWMGEVYRFLGLTTGIIVHGIDDKTRRQAYHADVTYGTNNEFGFDYLRDNMKFEMADFCQREFYFAVVDEVDSILIDEARTPLIISGPTEATTDLYVQVNSITPKFQVGVHYVVDEKAKSLSLQEEGVELAEKLLAVDNLYDPKNIEYLHHLNQSLKANVLFKNDVDYIVKDGEVVIVDEFTGRTMPGRRFSDGLHQALEAKEGVKVEKENQTYASITFQNYFRMYEKLAGMTGTADTEAPEFKKIYNLDVVLVPTHLKMIRDDYADVIYKNAKAKFRAVVREIRQLHEQGRPVLVGTISIDTSEMISRMLKKEKIPHSVLNAKQHDREAEIIAEAGHRGRVTIATNMAGRGTDIKLGEGVADLGGLHILATSRHESRRIDNQLRGRSGRQGDPGSSRFYLSLEDDLLRIFGSDRISGIMERLGMEEDEPIEHSMITRAIENAQRKVEGHNFEIRKHLLEYDDVMNKQREVIYSQRRELLKRDNVKELILEMVPELVGPMAEIIVNDQLPSEDWDWAHLEESMISSFGFSHGISAEEKVEIKADALRERVVAHVLSEYEKREQELGEKNMRHLERMILLQVVDSHWKDHLLNIDHLKEGIGLRGYGQKNPLNEYKKEGFEMFMDLMETIKQQTISTLFMVRLVQDDDVEQLARQQREKQQRIEMNRSDEEKAHQPVIREGDKVGRNDLCPCGSGKKYKRCCGKAM, encoded by the coding sequence ATGATAGGCAAGGTGCTAACAAAAATATTTGGTACTAAAAATGACAGGGTGCTTAAAGCAATCCAGCCCTTAGTTGACAAGATTAATGCCTTTGAGCCAGAGATACAAAAGCTCGATGACGATGGGCTGCGTGCTAAAACTATATCGTTCAAAGAGCGGCTTGCCGCTGGAGAAACACTTGACGCTCTCTTGCCGGAGGCCTTTGCCGTTGCTCGTGAGGGTGGAAAGCGGGTCCTGAATATGCGAGCCTATGATGTGCAGCTGGTCGGTGGTATCATACTGCATCAGGGCAAAATTGCTGAGATGAAAACCGGTGAGGGCAAGACCCTGGTCGCTGTCCTGGCCGTTTACCTCAACGCCCTTGCTGGTAAAGGGGTGCATGTTGTCACCGTTAATGATTACCTGGCTAAGCGAGACGCCGAGTGGATGGGAGAAGTCTATCGATTTCTTGGTCTCACTACCGGCATTATTGTACATGGGATTGATGATAAGACCCGGCGGCAGGCTTATCATGCCGACGTTACGTATGGAACTAACAACGAGTTCGGGTTTGATTATCTGCGCGATAATATGAAGTTTGAGATGGCTGATTTCTGCCAGCGTGAGTTTTATTTTGCGGTGGTTGACGAGGTCGATAGTATTCTTATTGATGAGGCCCGGACTCCACTTATTATCTCGGGTCCAACGGAGGCGACAACCGATCTCTATGTTCAGGTAAACAGCATAACTCCAAAGTTTCAGGTGGGCGTTCACTACGTTGTTGATGAAAAAGCAAAATCCTTGTCCTTGCAGGAAGAAGGCGTTGAACTTGCCGAAAAACTCCTGGCGGTTGATAATCTTTATGATCCTAAAAACATCGAATATCTGCACCATCTGAACCAATCGTTAAAGGCCAATGTCCTTTTTAAGAATGATGTTGACTACATTGTTAAGGATGGAGAGGTGGTCATTGTTGATGAGTTTACCGGCAGAACCATGCCAGGTAGACGTTTCAGTGATGGTCTGCATCAAGCCCTGGAGGCCAAAGAAGGTGTGAAGGTTGAAAAGGAAAACCAGACCTATGCTTCAATTACCTTCCAGAATTATTTCAGAATGTACGAAAAGCTTGCTGGTATGACTGGTACAGCTGACACCGAAGCCCCTGAGTTTAAGAAGATTTATAATCTTGATGTTGTGCTGGTGCCAACCCATCTTAAAATGATCCGTGATGACTACGCCGATGTTATCTATAAAAATGCCAAGGCTAAATTCCGCGCCGTTGTCCGGGAGATCAGGCAGTTGCATGAGCAGGGGCGGCCCGTGTTGGTCGGCACTATTAGTATTGACACATCCGAGATGATCTCCCGCATGCTGAAAAAAGAGAAGATTCCACATTCGGTGTTAAATGCCAAGCAGCATGACCGTGAGGCGGAGATCATCGCTGAGGCAGGTCATCGTGGCAGGGTGACCATTGCCACCAATATGGCTGGTCGTGGAACTGATATTAAACTTGGCGAGGGAGTTGCCGATCTCGGAGGATTACATATTCTGGCCACCAGTCGGCATGAGTCTCGGAGGATTGACAACCAGCTTCGTGGCCGTTCCGGTCGACAGGGCGACCCTGGTTCATCGAGGTTCTATCTCTCTCTGGAAGACGATCTGCTGCGAATCTTTGGTTCTGATCGAATTTCAGGCATCATGGAACGTTTGGGAATGGAAGAAGATGAGCCGATTGAGCACTCGATGATTACCCGGGCCATTGAAAATGCCCAGCGTAAGGTTGAGGGGCATAACTTTGAGATTCGTAAACATCTTCTTGAGTACGACGATGTTATGAATAAGCAGCGTGAGGTTATCTACAGCCAGCGCCGCGAGTTGTTGAAGCGTGATAATGTCAAGGAGTTAATTCTGGAGATGGTGCCGGAGCTTGTTGGGCCGATGGCGGAAATAATTGTCAATGATCAGCTTCCTTCCGAAGATTGGGACTGGGCGCATCTTGAGGAGAGCATGATTTCAAGTTTTGGTTTTTCTCATGGGATCAGCGCTGAGGAAAAAGTTGAGATCAAGGCAGATGCACTTAGAGAGCGCGTTGTGGCGCACGTTCTTTCCGAATATGAAAAGCGCGAGCAGGAACTTGGCGAAAAAAATATGCGCCATCTTGAGCGTATGATTCTCCTGCAGGTTGTTGATAGTCACTGGAAAGATCATCTTCTTAACATAGACCATTTAAAGGAAGGTATCGGTCTGCGTGGCTATGGTCAGAAAAACCCTCTTAATGAGTATAAGAAAGAGGGTTTTGAAATGTTTATGGATCTTATGGAGACCATTAAACAGCAAACTATTTCCACGCTGTTCATGGTGCGCCTTGTCCAGGATGATGATGTTGAGCAGTTGGCTCGTCAGCAGCGGGAGAAACAGCAGCGGATTGAAATGAATCGCAGCGATGAGGAGAAGGCCCATCAGCCGGTCATACGTGAGGGAGATAAGGTCGGCAGGAATGACCTCTGTCCTTGCGGGTCAGGGAAAAAATATAAGCGTTGTTGCGGAAAGGCTATGTAG
- a CDS encoding 4Fe-4S binding protein, protein MWDVQVDKDKCSGDEECVNACPAQVLEMVDGKAEPVNIDECLGCETCVEVCPEGAITVSED, encoded by the coding sequence ATGTGGGATGTACAGGTTGATAAAGATAAATGTAGTGGTGATGAAGAGTGTGTAAACGCATGTCCAGCTCAGGTTTTGGAGATGGTTGATGGGAAAGCTGAGCCAGTGAATATTGACGAATGTCTTGGCTGTGAAACATGTGTTGAAGTTTGTCCTGAAGGTGCTATTACTGTGTCAGAGGACTAA
- a CDS encoding SPOR domain-containing protein, with amino-acid sequence MATKKKTTKKVKKPLVSIELGVGGLLGLLVSSFCIFLWMFLFGLWTGQSVLQTSESSDKAKDLPGFASKMWHKRSEAQITRAESTSEKSPEEVRDPVVKSENETAASQDASFFAVQVSAFKDQHRAEKAVQQWRDKKYNSFYLMPDPPDGKFHRVFVGHFDSLAEANSLAATLESVEQRKVFIMLVAADQKQLP; translated from the coding sequence ATGGCAACGAAAAAGAAAACGACAAAGAAAGTAAAAAAACCCCTTGTCTCTATCGAGTTGGGAGTTGGCGGATTGCTGGGGCTGTTGGTCTCCAGCTTTTGTATTTTTCTGTGGATGTTTTTGTTTGGTCTGTGGACTGGCCAGTCCGTGCTGCAAACTTCTGAGAGTTCTGACAAGGCAAAGGATCTTCCGGGCTTTGCCTCTAAAATGTGGCATAAAAGATCAGAGGCCCAAATCACCAGGGCCGAAAGTACTAGTGAGAAAAGCCCTGAAGAGGTTCGTGATCCTGTTGTTAAAAGTGAAAATGAAACGGCGGCGAGTCAGGATGCTTCGTTTTTTGCGGTACAGGTTTCAGCCTTTAAAGACCAGCATAGGGCGGAAAAGGCGGTACAGCAGTGGCGTGATAAAAAATATAACTCTTTTTACTTGATGCCGGATCCGCCTGACGGTAAGTTCCACCGGGTGTTTGTTGGCCATTTTGATAGTCTGGCGGAGGCTAACTCCCTGGCCGCCACCCTTGAGTCAGTTGAGCAGCGCAAGGTTTTTATCATGCTTGTAGCGGCCGACCAGAAACAGCTGCCATAA
- a CDS encoding LysR family transcriptional regulator produces the protein MDIHHLRIFAAVYRSKSFTKAARETNISQPTVSEHVKNLESELDCRLFDRVGKTIEPTASARKLYPKALQIIDELSLIKAEIIGGENAVKGEIVFGASTIPSTYILPAKIKQFQKIYPDIFFQIRIEDSLRINQLIMENELSCGIVGAKIETNSLQYEPFFKDQLILVASPKLIQKKTLQLKELSRLPFVLREKGSGTRKSMEENFKRIGFAIDKKQVAAEFSSTAAIKEAAKHEIGVAIISQIAVRDELKNGSLREIAMRNEKMERYFYLVSHKNRTLPTPYLKFCQFLKQQKSETKSTLIGAKPLSENNLAV, from the coding sequence ATGGATATTCATCATCTGCGCATTTTTGCTGCGGTCTATCGTTCAAAAAGTTTTACAAAGGCTGCCCGAGAGACCAACATCTCTCAGCCTACCGTCAGTGAGCACGTTAAAAACCTTGAAAGTGAGCTCGACTGTCGGCTCTTTGATAGGGTCGGAAAAACGATTGAGCCAACGGCTTCGGCCAGGAAGCTGTATCCAAAAGCGCTCCAAATTATTGATGAACTCTCTCTAATAAAAGCGGAGATAATTGGAGGAGAAAACGCTGTGAAGGGAGAAATTGTTTTTGGCGCTAGTACGATTCCAAGTACCTATATTCTCCCAGCCAAAATCAAACAGTTCCAAAAGATCTACCCTGATATCTTTTTTCAAATACGGATTGAAGATTCCTTGAGAATCAATCAGTTAATAATGGAAAACGAACTGTCCTGCGGCATTGTCGGTGCAAAAATTGAGACAAACTCGCTTCAATATGAACCGTTTTTTAAGGATCAGCTCATTCTTGTTGCTTCGCCCAAACTAATTCAAAAGAAAACTCTTCAGTTAAAAGAGTTGTCTAGGCTGCCATTTGTACTGAGAGAAAAAGGGTCGGGAACGAGAAAGTCGATGGAAGAAAATTTTAAACGGATTGGCTTTGCAATTGATAAAAAACAGGTCGCGGCAGAATTCAGTTCAACAGCCGCCATTAAAGAAGCGGCAAAACATGAAATTGGTGTCGCGATTATCTCACAGATTGCTGTGCGTGATGAGTTGAAAAATGGCTCTTTGCGTGAAATTGCTATGCGAAATGAAAAAATGGAACGATACTTTTACCTTGTTAGCCATAAGAACCGGACGCTCCCAACTCCGTATCTGAAATTCTGCCAATTCCTGAAACAGCAGAAATCTGAAACAAAATCGACCTTAATCGGTGCTAAGCCATTGTCAGAAAATAACCTGGCCGTTTAA
- the fdhD gene encoding formate dehydrogenase accessory sulfurtransferase FdhD codes for MDAASELPVIKLVNGHVEEVVDFIAVELAFALVVNGREIVSLMCTPTDMEAMAIGFLLSEGVIVGRDSLESVTVDEKRYWVSVKLKNLPSDWSERLNKKTITSGCGQGVTFTQAADLRGYGERRDSLCVTLTQVKQLFKQFGPLSGLFDKTGGVHSAALASPEEILLFCEDVGRHNAVDKLIGKAFLAGISVQDKILLSSGRISGEIMTKVIRNRISILITRSAPTCMSISYGEDYGVTLIGFARGNRMNVYTHPRRVNFSGA; via the coding sequence ATGGATGCCGCAAGCGAGCTTCCAGTTATAAAATTAGTAAATGGTCATGTTGAAGAGGTAGTTGACTTTATTGCCGTCGAACTTGCTTTTGCCTTGGTTGTTAATGGCAGGGAAATCGTCTCTCTGATGTGTACGCCTACGGATATGGAGGCGATGGCGATTGGTTTTCTGCTCTCGGAGGGAGTGATAGTCGGCAGAGATTCCCTTGAATCTGTTACGGTTGACGAGAAGCGTTACTGGGTGTCGGTTAAGCTTAAAAATCTACCTTCTGATTGGAGTGAGCGGCTTAATAAGAAGACCATTACTTCAGGTTGTGGTCAGGGGGTAACCTTTACTCAGGCTGCCGACCTGCGTGGTTATGGGGAGCGTAGAGACTCCCTGTGTGTGACTCTTACCCAGGTCAAACAGCTGTTCAAACAGTTTGGACCCCTCTCAGGGCTATTTGACAAAACCGGTGGCGTACATAGTGCCGCCCTGGCCTCTCCCGAGGAGATACTTTTATTTTGTGAAGATGTTGGCAGGCATAACGCCGTTGACAAGCTGATAGGGAAGGCTTTTCTTGCTGGGATTTCCGTCCAGGATAAAATTCTACTGTCCAGTGGCAGGATTTCTGGTGAAATAATGACCAAGGTTATTCGGAATCGTATATCAATTTTAATAACACGATCAGCGCCTACGTGCATGTCAATAAGCTATGGCGAAGATTATGGGGTGACGCTTATCGGATTTGCCCGGGGTAATCGCATGAATGTTTACACGCATCCTCGGCGGGTTAATTTTTCTGGGGCGTGA